The window GATGTCGTGAGGTCTCGCAGTCTTTGGCTTGCTGCTGCTTATCATTATTCTGTGACTTCTGTGTCTTCAGGGGGCTCTCCTGGGGGTCCTATGCCTGGAGCAGTAAAGGGAACATGCAGAATTCCTGGCTGCAGCCCCAGCTGAGTAAAGTTCACAGCTTCTCCACTGTCAGGGTAGACAGGTGATGACAGCAGCCACACGGAGACACACACACTTCAGAATGTTTCCGTTCTCAGGTTCCCACTGCTTCCTTCATGCATGTTGCATGAAGCCATTTCTTAACAGCTACTCGAATTTGCCATCCCCATGGCTGACACAAGCCTGCTGGGCACTAGTGCTGTAAGGCTGAGCTCCATCCAAGTGCTTGGCATGAGTTGTGGGACACATGAAGAGCTAAACACATTCTGGGCAGGCAAGTGCTGATGCCACCAGGGCCACAGAGCTGTGCGGTCTGAGAGGGGACTTGAAATGTGTACAAACAGATGCTAAGGCATGGAGAGAGAAACTCATGGGGTTTCACATGTATCTACATGTGCCTGTACAGAGGCAGGGTATAATCTGTCATCTCAACTTTTTCTGATAGTGAGTGTCCAACGTTATGTTTAACCTCAATAAAATTATGTGTTGTTAAGGAATTGTGCGATGTGCATATTTGTGAACTCCCTGGACATCATCTGTGACTTTGGTTTTTGTGTTTCTGCATGTACCACTTTCCCTTCTTGAGACACATTTTGCTTAATCTGCCACATGTAAAATTCTtgttatttggaaaacaaaaccaaaacaagaaacaaccTTCTCAGGTACATCAGTGTCCCTGAACATAAATTCTTCTGTGGGGGCTTCCTTGATCAATTGGGAATAATTTGAACACACTCATCTTTTTAACAAATCCTTTAGACaacttttactttctctttttttcccattatttatgAACATCATTCAGTAAGGAGGGCAGCTTCTGAGTTCATTTATCCTCTATCTTCCAGGAGAATTAGACTGCTTTGCATACAATGAGTATCAATAAGTGTGTGCTAAGAAAGTATGGAAGAGCAAATAACTCTCCTAACTTTACAGCCCCACACATGGAAACTGGAAAGTGCTGAGTAGAGTCTCCACTTGCTGTCTTATCCAATGCTTTCTTGTTTTTCCATAACAGCTGGCAAAGATTATGGCAAGAGACAATGACAGCTACCAGCAAGTATTCATCTTGGTGGGCTTTTCTGACCGTCCTCAACTAGAGAtaattctctttgcttttgtctTGGTCTTCTACATCCTGACCCTCTTGGGCAACAGTGCCATCATCTTCTTGTCAATCTTGGATGCCAGGCTCCACACACCCATGTACTTCTTTCTTGGGAACCTTTCTTTTTTGGACCTCTGCTTTACGACGAGCATTGTCCCCCAGTTGCTGTGGAACCTTTGGGGTCCAGAGAAGACCATCACCTACCATGGTTGTGTGGCCCAGCTCTACATCTACATGGTGTTGGGCTCAACCGAGTGTGTTCTCCTAGCTGTCATGTCCTATGACCGCTACGTGGCTGTCTGCCGGCCCCTGCACTACACTGTGATCATGCATCCACGTCTCTGCCTGCAGTTGGTGACTGTGTCCTGGTTCTGTGGCTTTCTAAATTCCTTTGTCATGTGTCCCCAGACCATGCAACTCTCCCGATGTGGGCACCATATGGTGGACCACTTTCTGTGTGAGATGCCTGCTCTTATCGCCATGTCCTGTGAAGACACCATGCTGGTGGAAGCATTTGCCTTTGCCCTGGGTGTTGCCCTTCTCCTGGTGCCCCTTTCCCTGATCCTCATCTCTTACAGCATGATTGCAGCCACTGTGCTGAGGATCAAGTCAGCAGCAGGGTGCAAGAAAGCTTTCAACACCTGCTCTTCCCACCTGATGGTGGTCTCCCTTTTCTACGGGACCATCATCTACATGTACCTGCAGCCCGCCAATAGCTACTCCCAAGACCAAGGCAAGTTCCTCACCCTCTTCTACACCATCATCACTCCCAGTATCAACCCCCTGATCTACACGCTGAGGAACAAGGATGTAAAGGGGGTGATGAGGAGGCTCCTGAAGGGTGAGAAGGGGGCCAGGGAAGCCTAAGTGAGAGGAATGATTTCTGGGGTCATGGATGCTGTTCTGGAGTCTGTCTCTTGGATGTGTACGTGATGATGTGGAGAGTGAACTTTCAGAGTACAGTGAACACAGCCAGACATGATAATTTTGAGTGTGACCTCATCCCAGGCTCTATGGATGTGAAATGGTTCCCTTTCATTTAAAGGTGTACTTGAGGAAATCTCTCCTTTACTTGCCTTTTATCCATCTTTGGGCTTCATCCACTGGTAGCACCAATTCAAAGCACACAGTCTACAGATTACATCATGAGATATCAAATAAAAGcaagacaccaaaaaaaaataaaaaataaaaaaaaataaaagcaagacgCCACTAGTAGCCTCCTCTTGAAACTCCTTTATTTATGACTCTGGTGGTTTTCAGAGGTCGTTGAGACAACATCAGTCAAATCATAATACTCCGTCCTAGACGTAGGTTGTTTTTTCTTAAGTGAGGAgattcctgtttttgtttttgttatttggctttttaagttttattttagttttagttaacatacagtgttatattagtttcaggtgtacagtataatgattcaacaattctatacatcacccagtgAGTGCTCATGACAATGGGTGCCCTCCTTGATTCATTGCATCATTAACTCCAGGTATGGGTTCTAGGCCGCTCTGTTTTAGAAATGATTTCTAGGTATCACTGATGATAGCAAGATTTGGAAATTATTGTTTTCGAAATAATTTAAATCCAACTCCTTACATCAACTAGGAATCCTGGTGTAGAGCATGCTGAATGTATGACCATCTTCACTGGACATGAATCATGCTGTAAACAAAGCCTGGGAGACATCACCCATATCTGGGTCTGGAATTGATTTATCATCTTACTAGTATCTCTTGAAGTTCAGCATTTCTAATCTGTATTATAGGGGAGAACATCCTCAGTTTACAAGATTGTAGTAGAGGTTAAATGAGGTGAGAAATGTCAAGTATGAGGCAAGTGGATCTTCTATGTGTCCT of the Canis lupus baileyi chromosome 9, mCanLup2.hap1, whole genome shotgun sequence genome contains:
- the LOC140640637 gene encoding putative olfactory receptor 2W6, with the protein product MARDNDSYQQVFILVGFSDRPQLEIILFAFVLVFYILTLLGNSAIIFLSILDARLHTPMYFFLGNLSFLDLCFTTSIVPQLLWNLWGPEKTITYHGCVAQLYIYMVLGSTECVLLAVMSYDRYVAVCRPLHYTVIMHPRLCLQLVTVSWFCGFLNSFVMCPQTMQLSRCGHHMVDHFLCEMPALIAMSCEDTMLVEAFAFALGVALLLVPLSLILISYSMIAATVLRIKSAAGCKKAFNTCSSHLMVVSLFYGTIIYMYLQPANSYSQDQGKFLTLFYTIITPSINPLIYTLRNKDVKGVMRRLLKGEKGAREA